A single window of Rhipicephalus sanguineus isolate Rsan-2018 unplaced genomic scaffold, BIME_Rsan_1.4 Seq9052, whole genome shotgun sequence DNA harbors:
- the LOC119378636 gene encoding uncharacterized protein LOC119378636 produces the protein MSSLYDEEGHHIIPFISCVQTKPKVGLDHLDNLCKLMEQLGDLKEQNHKLQRRVQYLEDMKDLHDMHKLLDPEYGLEERKASNRTPSPGGGSATQALGVLEDGVHRSSTQVVLRSRGRCRSRERSKSVGTQDDYADSRSMKGKRFPNWSRVKEALGLERSAAECEGPSKGILVRTSPSDGVFFQDEGLAVPATEGWPAGWDADSSDLPPQSCSWSEESFPGRLLGEVLRAGSTAHANLRPGEPVRRKSSPISPSGVRDTCKRTVLDSKCHCHLDSDSL, from the exons ATGTCTAGCCTATACGACGAGGAAGGACACCATATTATTCCATTTATCTCGTGCGTGCAGACAAAGCCCAAGGTCGGCCTAGACCACTTGGACAACCTTTGCAAACTAATGGAACAGCTCGGTGATTTGAAAGAGCAAAACCACAAACTTCAAAGGCGTGTCCAATACTTGGAAGATATGAAGgacctacatgacatgcacaaACTGCTGGATCCTGAGTACGGCCTTGAGGAGCGCAAGGCGTCCAATCGTACACCGAGTCCAGGAGGGGGCTCTGCCACGCAGGCACTCGGAGTGCTCGAGGATGGTGTGCACAGGAGCAGCACGCAAGTTGTACTCCGCTCCAGAGGCCGCTGCCGAtctcgagaaagaagcaaatctGTCGGGACACAGGACGACTACGCCGACTCCAGGAGCATGAAGGGCAAGCGGTTCCCTAACTGGTCCAGAGTCAAAGAAGCCTTGGGACTCGAACGGTCAGCGGCCGAATGCGAAGGTCCTTCCAAAGGCATCCTGGTACGCACGAGCCCTTCGGACGGGGTGTTCTTTCAAGACGAAGGCCTCGCCGTCCCTGCCACTGAAGGGTGGCCTGCAGGCTGGGATGCTGATAGCTCCGACCTCCCGCCGCAGTCTTGCTCTTGGTCAGAAGAAAGCTTTCCTGGCAGGTTGCTGGGTGAAGTCCTCAGAGCAG GCAGCACGGCACACGCAAATCTGCGACCAGGGGAGCCTGTGCGCCGCAAGTCTTCTCCAATCTCGCCAAGCGGCGTAAGAGACACGTGCAAGAGGACAGTGTTGGACTCCAAATGTCACTGTCACTTAG